Proteins co-encoded in one Schaalia radingae genomic window:
- the hisD gene encoding histidinol dehydrogenase, with protein sequence MKRMDLRGTSATTDAIRRQLPRAAFDITAAVEAVTPIIDSVIHEGASAIKDCAERFDHVRPDRLKVPADQIRAALDGLDPAVRGALEVSIEHNRAGHTVQLPTTQHATIIPGGTITQRWVPVQRAGVYVPGGLAVYPSSVVMNVVCAQVAGVSSIALASPPQREFGGLPHPTILAACALLGVDDVWAMGGAQAIAGLAYGFDDEGDVCEPVDVVAGPGNIYVAAAKRVVSAHVGIDAEAGTTEIAILADGDAHPAFVAADLISQAEHDPAAASVLITDSEPLADAVEAEIQRLAPLTAHTERIMTALSGPQSGIVLVDDLDAGLRVVDAYAPEHLEVQTENAAEVALRVRNAGAIFVGPYTPVPLGDYVAGSNHVLPTGGTARYAAGLNVGQYLRSQQVVEYSHDALEALTDDLNTLACAEDLPAHGAAALIRREEGGRND encoded by the coding sequence ATGAAACGCATGGATCTTCGCGGCACCAGTGCCACCACAGATGCAATCCGCCGTCAACTGCCACGAGCTGCATTCGACATCACCGCAGCCGTCGAGGCTGTCACGCCGATTATCGACAGCGTCATCCACGAGGGTGCGAGCGCCATCAAGGACTGTGCCGAGCGTTTCGACCATGTGCGTCCTGATCGCCTGAAGGTACCGGCCGACCAGATCCGTGCCGCCCTCGACGGACTTGACCCTGCGGTGCGCGGCGCGCTGGAAGTGTCGATCGAGCATAACCGCGCCGGCCACACTGTCCAGCTGCCCACCACGCAACACGCCACCATCATTCCCGGCGGCACGATTACCCAGCGGTGGGTACCGGTGCAGCGCGCCGGTGTCTACGTCCCAGGTGGCCTGGCTGTCTACCCCTCCTCAGTTGTGATGAACGTGGTGTGCGCGCAGGTCGCCGGCGTCAGCTCAATCGCCCTGGCTTCACCGCCGCAACGCGAGTTCGGCGGACTGCCGCACCCGACAATCCTTGCAGCGTGCGCACTGTTGGGCGTGGACGACGTGTGGGCAATGGGTGGTGCGCAGGCAATCGCCGGCCTTGCCTACGGATTTGACGACGAGGGTGACGTGTGTGAACCGGTTGATGTCGTAGCAGGACCGGGCAACATTTATGTGGCCGCAGCTAAGCGGGTGGTGTCTGCTCACGTGGGGATCGATGCGGAAGCGGGAACCACTGAAATAGCGATCCTTGCCGATGGTGATGCTCACCCCGCTTTCGTTGCCGCTGACTTGATCAGCCAGGCGGAGCATGATCCTGCTGCCGCATCTGTTCTGATCACGGACAGTGAGCCGCTTGCGGATGCAGTGGAAGCTGAGATTCAGCGGCTGGCACCGCTGACCGCGCACACCGAACGCATTATGACGGCGCTGAGCGGACCGCAGTCGGGCATCGTCCTCGTCGATGATCTGGATGCTGGGCTGCGCGTTGTGGATGCGTATGCTCCCGAACACCTCGAAGTACAGACAGAGAATGCTGCCGAAGTAGCGCTGCGCGTGCGCAACGCAGGTGCCATTTTTGTCGGCCCGTACACGCCGGTACCGCTGGGCGACTACGTTGCAGGCTCCAACCACGTCCTGCCCACAGGAGGCACCGCCCGCTACGCTGCCGGACTGAACGTGGGACAGTATCTGCGCAGCCAGCAGGTCGTTGAGTATTCACACGATGCGCTCGAAGCGCTCACCGATGACCTCAACACGCTGGCATGTGCCGAAGACCTGCCGGCACACGGAGCAGCCGCGCTGATCCGGCGCGAGGAAGGCGGACGCAATGACTGA
- a CDS encoding RluA family pseudouridine synthase produces the protein MSDEFEHRYLPVPDALVDTRVDVALSRMLGMSRSQAGDLASAGHVRINGAVSRKSDRLSLQDLIEVDIPQHRVQPAPVTGMDILYDDDDIVVVNKPVGVAAHTGPGWTGPTVIGNLEAAGFRIALSGPPERQGIVHRLDVGTSGAMMVAKSELAYSVMKRAFKERTVTKIYHAVVAGHLDPPSGTIDAPIGRHPSREWRMAVIEGGKRAVTHYDTLELMAGAALLSIHLETGRTHQIRVHMAAVNHPCVGDVFYGADPTQAERLGLERQWLHAVQLGFAHPRTGKHVTVDAPYMDDLDAALTLLRKPR, from the coding sequence ATGAGTGACGAGTTCGAGCACCGCTACCTGCCAGTGCCGGACGCGCTGGTCGATACCCGCGTGGACGTGGCACTCTCACGCATGCTCGGCATGTCACGCTCTCAGGCCGGTGACCTTGCCAGCGCAGGACACGTGCGCATCAACGGTGCCGTCAGTCGGAAGTCGGACCGGCTCAGCCTTCAGGACCTCATTGAAGTCGACATACCGCAGCACCGTGTGCAGCCGGCACCCGTGACCGGCATGGACATCCTCTACGATGATGACGACATCGTCGTGGTCAACAAACCTGTCGGCGTTGCGGCACACACGGGCCCGGGATGGACCGGTCCCACAGTGATCGGCAACCTGGAAGCCGCAGGCTTCCGCATCGCACTGTCAGGCCCGCCCGAACGCCAGGGAATCGTGCACCGCCTGGATGTGGGTACATCTGGCGCCATGATGGTCGCCAAATCCGAACTGGCATATTCGGTGATGAAACGGGCCTTCAAGGAACGCACCGTCACGAAGATTTACCATGCCGTGGTCGCCGGACACCTGGATCCGCCATCGGGCACCATCGACGCGCCCATTGGCCGCCATCCGTCGCGCGAATGGCGCATGGCCGTTATCGAAGGTGGCAAGCGTGCCGTGACACATTACGACACCCTTGAACTCATGGCTGGTGCAGCCCTGCTGTCAATCCACCTGGAAACCGGCCGCACACACCAGATCCGCGTCCACATGGCAGCGGTCAACCATCCGTGTGTCGGCGACGTGTTCTACGGCGCTGACCCCACGCAGGCTGAACGCCTCGGCTTGGAACGTCAATGGTTGCACGCCGTCCAGCTCGGCTTCGCACACCCACGCACCGGCAAACACGTCACCGTGGACGCACCGTACATGGACGACCTTGATGCTGCCCTCACCCTCCTGAGAAAACCACGATGA
- a CDS encoding GNAT family N-acetyltransferase has product MTTLHVRRATDSDRFAIISIRWDVFVVEQHVPMVLEIDARDFNPAVTQFIAEDEAGHPVGTVRLIPDGDDCYHLGRLAVRQEARGSGCGAALVNALHEEVTRRTPAGRHARVDLDAQLQAQGFYERLGYASHGDDTFWDAGIEHRHLAQLIEGTAEPLR; this is encoded by the coding sequence ATGACCACTCTTCACGTCCGACGCGCCACCGACTCCGACCGCTTCGCCATTATCTCGATCAGGTGGGATGTGTTCGTTGTTGAACAGCACGTTCCTATGGTCCTTGAAATTGATGCACGCGACTTCAACCCCGCCGTCACCCAATTCATTGCCGAGGACGAGGCTGGCCACCCTGTTGGAACCGTGCGCCTCATCCCGGATGGTGATGATTGCTATCACCTGGGGCGCCTTGCTGTCAGACAGGAGGCACGCGGCAGTGGATGCGGAGCCGCCCTCGTCAATGCTCTGCACGAAGAAGTCACACGACGAACCCCTGCCGGCAGGCACGCCCGGGTCGACCTCGACGCGCAACTGCAGGCACAGGGATTCTACGAACGCCTCGGATATGCGTCACACGGCGACGATACATTCTGGGATGCAGGAATTGAGCATCGTCACCTCGCTCAGCTCATCGAGGGCACTGCAGAACCATTAAGATGA
- the dnaE gene encoding DNA polymerase III subunit alpha, giving the protein MATRDSFVHLHNHSEYSMLDGAAKIAPMVQEAARLEQPAIGLTDHGYLFGAFEFYSACKDAGIKPIIGLEAYVTPGTSRFDTKRVHWGEPWQRSDDVSANGAYNHLTLLAYTTEGMLNLFRLGSRASTEGQFGKWPRADKELLQEYHEGLIVFSGCPSGAVQTHMRLGQWDEAVREAGELRDIFGPENFYVEVMDHGIEFERRTRNDLLKLAKLMNAPLVATNDAHYVKKEDRDVQDALLCINSGAKLADQDRFKFDGDGYYIRSSEDMRRTWAELPEACDTTLDIAERCDVHFTTTKEGANYMPDFPVPEGEDKTSWFIKEVERGLADRFPDGVPDDVRKQAEYEEDVIISMGFPGYFLTVADYINWAKHQGIRVGPGRGSGAGSMVAYAMRITELNPMEHGLIFERFLNPERVSMPDFDVDFDERRRDEVIEYVKRKYGEDRISQVVTFGRIMTKQALKDSARLLGYDFKTGEQLTKALPPAVMGKNISVHGIFDKEDKRYGEAAEFRKYYEENPQTHDIVNLAMGLEGLTRQWGVHACAVIMSSHTLTDIIPIMKRLADGAIITQFDYPTCEALGLLKMDFLGLRNLTVLSDALENIRLNNKDVPDLDQLPLNDPATYDLLARGDTLGVFQLDGSGMRELLKLMRPDNFEDISAVGALYRPGPMGADSHTNYALRKNGRQEITPIHPELAEPLKDILGTTYGLIVYQEQVMQIAQKLAGYSLGQADMLRRAMGKKKKKILDQEFGPFSQGMREHGYSDDAVKTLWDILVPFSNYAFNKAHSAAYGLVSYWTAYLKANFPTEYMAALLTSTKDNKDRRALYLAECRHMDITVLPPDVNASMGTFAPDGSNIRFGLSAIQNVGANVVDGIVQARSEKGAYISFQDLLDKVPATVCNKRTIQSLIKAGAFDSLGKNRRSLLSRCDEAVDAVTDLKRNEAIGQFDLFAAMGGAAAPEQSSLTVEIPDLPEFDKRHKLADEREMLGLYVSDHPLRGVEAALRRYQDIDIAAIVSSEEAMADRKVRVAGLVSSVQMKVTKQGNQWAIATVEDLSASIEVLFFPRSFETIQSYLATDTIVQVEGRVTQRDENVELIGQAMTLLDLRDDQDSPLDLQMTPGRCTRSMLTELKDVLEAFPGESPVRIHLRQGGRVTIVEVDPKYRVEKSSAFFSQVKAVVGADGVMTS; this is encoded by the coding sequence ATGGCCACCCGTGACAGTTTCGTTCATCTTCACAACCACTCCGAATACTCCATGCTGGACGGCGCAGCGAAAATCGCGCCGATGGTTCAGGAAGCTGCCCGCCTCGAACAACCGGCAATCGGACTGACCGATCACGGATACCTGTTCGGCGCCTTCGAATTCTATTCAGCGTGCAAAGATGCCGGAATTAAACCGATCATTGGCCTTGAAGCATACGTCACTCCCGGCACGTCCAGATTTGACACGAAGCGTGTCCACTGGGGAGAACCGTGGCAGCGCAGTGACGACGTTTCGGCCAATGGCGCATACAATCACCTGACACTGCTGGCCTACACGACCGAAGGCATGCTGAATCTGTTTCGCCTTGGTTCACGCGCCTCCACGGAAGGACAGTTTGGTAAGTGGCCGCGTGCCGACAAGGAACTGCTGCAGGAATACCACGAAGGGTTGATCGTTTTCTCAGGGTGCCCGTCGGGAGCCGTCCAAACCCATATGCGGTTGGGTCAGTGGGATGAAGCAGTGCGTGAAGCAGGGGAGCTGCGCGACATTTTCGGGCCGGAGAACTTCTATGTCGAAGTCATGGATCACGGCATCGAATTTGAACGACGCACACGCAATGACCTGCTCAAATTGGCCAAGCTCATGAATGCTCCACTGGTAGCGACCAACGATGCGCACTACGTGAAAAAAGAAGACCGAGATGTGCAGGACGCGTTATTGTGCATCAACTCGGGTGCCAAGCTGGCTGACCAGGACCGCTTCAAATTCGACGGCGACGGCTACTATATCCGCTCCAGCGAAGACATGCGTCGCACCTGGGCTGAACTGCCCGAAGCATGCGACACCACCCTGGATATTGCTGAACGCTGCGACGTGCACTTCACCACCACCAAAGAGGGCGCCAACTACATGCCCGATTTCCCCGTGCCCGAGGGCGAAGACAAAACATCGTGGTTCATCAAGGAAGTTGAACGAGGGCTGGCCGACCGTTTCCCGGACGGCGTTCCTGATGACGTGCGTAAACAGGCTGAATACGAAGAAGACGTCATTATCTCGATGGGGTTCCCCGGCTACTTCCTGACGGTGGCGGACTACATCAACTGGGCCAAGCATCAGGGCATCCGCGTGGGGCCTGGCCGAGGTTCCGGTGCTGGCTCCATGGTGGCCTACGCGATGCGTATCACCGAGCTGAACCCAATGGAACACGGCCTGATTTTCGAACGCTTCCTCAACCCCGAGCGCGTCTCCATGCCTGACTTCGATGTGGACTTCGACGAACGTCGCCGCGACGAAGTGATCGAATACGTGAAACGTAAATACGGCGAAGACCGGATCAGTCAGGTCGTCACCTTCGGACGAATCATGACGAAACAGGCACTGAAGGATTCAGCACGACTGCTCGGCTACGACTTCAAGACAGGCGAGCAGCTCACCAAGGCACTGCCCCCGGCAGTGATGGGCAAGAACATTTCAGTGCACGGCATTTTCGACAAGGAAGACAAGCGCTACGGCGAGGCAGCGGAGTTCCGTAAATACTACGAGGAAAACCCGCAGACTCACGACATCGTCAACCTGGCGATGGGACTGGAAGGACTGACACGACAATGGGGTGTCCACGCATGCGCGGTGATCATGTCCTCGCATACGCTGACCGACATTATTCCGATCATGAAGCGCCTCGCTGACGGCGCGATCATTACGCAGTTCGACTATCCCACGTGTGAAGCGCTGGGGTTGCTGAAGATGGACTTCCTGGGGCTGCGAAACCTCACGGTCCTGTCAGACGCCCTCGAAAATATCAGGCTGAACAACAAGGATGTCCCGGACCTTGATCAGTTGCCGCTCAACGACCCGGCAACCTACGACCTGTTGGCACGCGGCGACACGCTCGGCGTGTTCCAGCTGGATGGTTCCGGGATGCGAGAACTTCTCAAACTGATGCGCCCCGACAACTTTGAAGATATTTCAGCTGTGGGCGCGTTGTACCGGCCCGGCCCGATGGGCGCAGACTCGCACACGAACTACGCTCTGCGTAAGAACGGGCGTCAGGAAATCACTCCCATTCACCCTGAACTTGCTGAGCCGCTCAAAGACATTCTGGGCACTACGTACGGTCTGATCGTCTACCAGGAACAGGTCATGCAGATCGCGCAGAAACTGGCCGGATACTCACTGGGTCAGGCAGATATGCTCCGACGAGCGATGGGTAAGAAGAAGAAAAAGATTCTGGACCAGGAGTTCGGACCGTTCTCGCAGGGGATGCGCGAACATGGCTATTCCGATGACGCGGTGAAAACACTGTGGGACATTCTGGTTCCGTTCTCGAACTACGCGTTCAACAAGGCGCACTCGGCGGCGTACGGATTGGTGTCGTACTGGACTGCCTACCTCAAGGCGAATTTTCCCACTGAATACATGGCCGCATTGCTGACCTCGACCAAAGACAACAAGGATCGGCGAGCCTTGTACCTGGCTGAATGTCGTCACATGGATATCACCGTTTTGCCCCCCGACGTCAACGCTTCGATGGGCACGTTCGCGCCAGATGGGTCGAACATCCGTTTTGGCCTGTCTGCGATCCAGAACGTCGGCGCGAACGTGGTGGACGGTATCGTGCAGGCGCGCTCGGAAAAAGGCGCGTATATCTCCTTCCAGGACCTCCTGGACAAGGTACCTGCCACCGTGTGCAATAAGCGCACCATCCAGTCACTCATTAAGGCCGGCGCCTTCGACTCTCTGGGGAAGAACCGGCGCTCCCTGCTGTCCCGCTGCGACGAGGCCGTCGACGCGGTCACCGACCTGAAACGCAATGAGGCCATCGGCCAGTTCGACCTGTTTGCCGCCATGGGTGGAGCAGCAGCACCTGAACAGTCCTCCCTCACGGTCGAAATCCCTGACCTGCCCGAATTCGACAAGCGGCACAAACTGGCCGATGAACGCGAAATGCTTGGCCTGTATGTCTCCGACCATCCACTGCGCGGTGTGGAAGCGGCGCTGCGCCGATACCAGGACATCGACATCGCCGCGATCGTCTCCTCCGAAGAAGCCATGGCGGACCGCAAGGTGCGCGTCGCAGGACTGGTGTCGTCGGTTCAGATGAAGGTCACCAAGCAGGGCAACCAGTGGGCGATCGCAACGGTGGAAGACCTCAGCGCTTCCATCGAAGTGCTTTTCTTCCCTCGCTCGTTCGAAACAATTCAGTCCTACCTGGCTACCGACACGATCGTCCAGGTCGAGGGGCGCGTCACCCAGCGCGATGAGAACGTCGAACTGATCGGCCAGGCCATGACGTTGCTGGATCTGCGTGACGATCAGGACTCCCCGCTGGACCTGCAGATGACTCCTGGCCGATGCACTCGCTCAATGCTGACCGAACTCAAAGACGTGCTGGAAGCTTTCCCAGGCGAATCACCTGTGCGCATCCACTTGCGCCAAGGCGGGCGCGTCACAATCGTCGAAGTTGACCCGAAGTACCGCGTCGAAAAATCCAGCGCATTTTTCAGCCAGGTCAAGGCCGTGGTCGGAGCAGACGGAGTGATGACCTCCTGA